One genomic segment of Amycolatopsis granulosa includes these proteins:
- a CDS encoding 1,4-alpha-glucan branching protein domain-containing protein encodes MTGEGTFCLVLHSHLPWLPHHGSWPVGEEWLYQAWAHSYLPVADLLHRFASEGRRDVLTLGVTPVLAAQLDDPYALRAFHEWLGHWQLRTVQAGTLWRADPLLRELAAVEYRTATRSLADFETRWRHGFSPLLRSLVDSDVIELLGGPYAHPFQPLLEPRIRSFFLRGGLADTALRIGHRPAGIWAPECGYAPGMESGYAAAGVQRFLVDGPALHGDTAFARPVGSSDVLCFGRDLDVTYRVWSPRAGYPGHAHYRDFHTWAHEVGLKPSRVTGKQVEPADKAPYDPALAADTVRTHVKDFVETVVSRLRTLRSAHGREAMVVAAYDTELFGHWWHEGPAWLEGVLRALPEAGVRVTTLRGAVEAGLLGAPVELPASSWGSGKDWRVWDGEQVADMVADNAALQQRLLALPRPDVRDRVADWAVGEAMMALSSDWAFMVTKDSAADYARRRAAVHTSRFDELAGWIGRGPVPAAVERWARQDNPFGQLDARLL; translated from the coding sequence GTGACCGGCGAGGGCACGTTCTGCCTGGTGCTGCACAGCCATCTGCCGTGGCTACCGCACCACGGGTCGTGGCCGGTCGGCGAGGAGTGGCTGTACCAGGCGTGGGCGCACTCGTACCTGCCGGTGGCGGACCTGTTGCACCGGTTCGCGTCCGAGGGCAGGCGGGACGTGCTGACGCTGGGTGTGACGCCGGTGCTCGCGGCGCAACTGGACGATCCGTACGCGTTGCGGGCGTTTCACGAGTGGCTCGGGCACTGGCAGCTGCGGACGGTGCAGGCGGGCACCTTGTGGCGTGCCGACCCCTTGCTGCGTGAGCTGGCCGCGGTGGAGTACCGCACGGCGACGCGGTCGTTGGCTGACTTCGAAACCCGGTGGCGGCACGGCTTTTCCCCGTTGCTCCGGTCGCTTGTGGACTCGGACGTGATCGAGCTGCTGGGCGGCCCGTACGCGCATCCGTTCCAGCCGTTGCTGGAACCGCGGATCCGGTCGTTCTTCCTGCGGGGCGGCCTGGCGGACACCGCGTTGCGCATCGGGCACCGGCCGGCCGGGATCTGGGCGCCGGAGTGCGGTTACGCGCCGGGCATGGAGAGCGGCTACGCGGCCGCCGGGGTGCAGCGGTTCCTGGTGGACGGTCCGGCGCTGCACGGGGACACCGCGTTCGCCCGGCCGGTGGGTTCGTCGGACGTGCTGTGCTTCGGGCGGGACCTCGACGTCACCTACCGGGTGTGGTCGCCGCGCGCGGGCTATCCGGGACACGCGCACTACCGGGATTTCCACACGTGGGCGCACGAGGTCGGGTTGAAACCGTCGCGGGTGACGGGCAAGCAGGTGGAGCCGGCGGACAAGGCACCCTACGACCCGGCGCTGGCGGCGGACACGGTGCGCACCCACGTGAAGGACTTCGTCGAGACCGTGGTGTCGAGGCTGCGCACGTTGCGCTCGGCGCACGGCCGGGAAGCGATGGTGGTGGCGGCCTACGACACCGAGTTGTTCGGCCACTGGTGGCACGAGGGCCCGGCGTGGCTGGAAGGCGTGCTGCGCGCGCTGCCGGAGGCGGGGGTGCGGGTGACCACCCTGCGAGGCGCGGTGGAGGCCGGGCTCCTCGGAGCGCCGGTGGAGCTGCCCGCGTCGTCGTGGGGGTCGGGCAAGGACTGGCGCGTCTGGGACGGCGAACAGGTGGCCGACATGGTGGCCGACAACGCGGCGTTGCAGCAGCGGTTGCTGGCGCTGCCCCGCCCGGACGTGCGCGACCGGGTGGCGGACTGGGCCGTCGGCGAGGCGATGATGGCCCTGTCGAGCGACTGGGCGTTCATGGTGACGAAGGACAGCGCGGCGGACTACGCCCGCCGCCGGGCCGCCGTGCACACGTCCCGCTTCGACGAGCTGGCCGGCTGGATCGGCCGCGGCCCCGTGCCGGCGGCCGTGGAGCGATGGGCGCGTCAGGACAATCCCTTCGGCCAGCTGGACGCGCGCCTGCTCTGA
- a CDS encoding methyltransferase domain-containing protein produces the protein MSTSRAEALHLTGERTVPGVAEENYWFRRHEAAYHALLPWCADAVVLEAGCGEGYGAGLIATAAEAVLALDYDQPTIEHAARRYPHVRTARANLVHLPVRDASVDVVVNFQVIEHLWDQGAFLAECRRVLRPGGRLLVTTPNRLTFTPDSDTPLNPFHTRELAPAELHSLLREAGFAVELMHGLHHGPGVRALDARYGGSLIDAQLEVVMGHLPGRAPWPPELLADIASIGAADFEIHGARLDESLDLVAVAVRP, from the coding sequence GTGAGCACGTCACGCGCCGAAGCACTGCACCTGACCGGGGAACGCACCGTTCCCGGCGTCGCCGAGGAGAACTACTGGTTCCGGCGGCACGAGGCTGCCTACCACGCGCTGCTGCCGTGGTGCGCGGACGCGGTGGTCCTGGAGGCCGGCTGCGGTGAGGGCTACGGCGCCGGGCTGATCGCGACGGCGGCGGAAGCCGTGCTCGCACTCGACTACGACCAGCCGACGATCGAGCACGCCGCCCGGCGCTATCCCCACGTGCGGACGGCGCGGGCGAACCTGGTGCACCTGCCGGTGCGCGACGCCTCGGTGGACGTGGTCGTCAACTTCCAGGTCATCGAACACCTGTGGGACCAGGGCGCGTTCCTCGCCGAATGCCGGCGGGTGCTGCGGCCGGGTGGCCGGCTGCTGGTGACGACGCCGAACCGGCTCACGTTCACGCCGGACAGCGACACGCCGCTGAACCCGTTCCACACCAGGGAACTCGCGCCGGCCGAGCTGCATTCGCTGTTGCGCGAGGCGGGGTTCGCCGTCGAGCTGATGCACGGGCTGCACCACGGTCCGGGGGTCCGGGCACTGGACGCCCGTTACGGCGGGTCGCTCATCGACGCCCAGCTGGAGGTCGTGATGGGCCACCTGCCCGGACGGGCTCCGTGGCCGCCGGAGCTGCTCGCCGACATCGCATCGATCGGGGCAGCGGATTTCGAGATCCACGGTGCGCGCCTGGACGAGAGCCTGGACCTGGTCGCGGTGGCGGTGCGGCCGTGA
- a CDS encoding TetR/AcrR family transcriptional regulator gives MDHDEARTKLLDAAEALFYARGIQAVGMDAIRAASGVSLKRLYQCFPAKGDLVEAYLRRRDERWRKSLTEYVEARPPDERVPAVFDWLRRWFSEDGFRGCGFINSFGELGEAAPGVVAVVREHKDLLRDYLRALAGSEALGDQIFALVEGATVIAGITGDPAAADSSKTAAETLLRTAS, from the coding sequence ATGGACCACGACGAGGCACGGACCAAGCTGCTCGACGCGGCGGAAGCGCTGTTTTATGCGCGTGGAATTCAGGCGGTGGGCATGGACGCGATCCGCGCGGCGTCCGGTGTGTCGCTGAAGCGGCTGTACCAGTGTTTCCCGGCGAAGGGTGATCTGGTCGAGGCATACCTGCGCCGCCGGGACGAGCGGTGGCGGAAGTCGCTGACGGAGTACGTGGAGGCCCGGCCGCCGGACGAGCGGGTGCCGGCGGTGTTCGACTGGCTTCGGCGGTGGTTCAGCGAGGACGGGTTCCGGGGGTGCGGGTTCATCAACTCCTTCGGCGAGCTGGGCGAAGCGGCGCCCGGTGTCGTGGCGGTGGTGCGGGAGCACAAGGATCTGCTGCGGGACTACCTGCGAGCACTTGCTGGTTCCGAGGCGCTGGGCGACCAGATCTTCGCGCTGGTGGAGGGCGCGACCGTGATCGCCGGAATCACCGGCGACCCGGCCGCGGCCGACAGCAGCAAGACGGCGGCGGAGACCCTGCTGCGGACGGCTTCCTAG
- a CDS encoding S1 family peptidase: MIPVVRRFTRSMAVLAAVVAACAFAPAAQAEPGVVGGAPANIADYPFIVALTDPTGLQFCGGTLVAPDKVLTAAHCAQGESPSALRVVSGRTRLSGRDGTVSTVSRVWVHPKFRDATKGYDVAMLSLTQPASGQPLPMATKDDPGYQAGTDATILGWGNTAPMGDSSDVLLKATVPITSDDYCAKAYSQYVPTAMVCAGFPQGGVDTCQGDSGGPLVAGGHLIGVVSWGEGCAEPGKPGVYARVGSYHDELQAQLTPPEVLP; the protein is encoded by the coding sequence ATGATCCCTGTCGTCCGCCGTTTCACCCGTTCGATGGCCGTGCTGGCGGCCGTGGTCGCCGCGTGTGCCTTCGCGCCGGCCGCACAGGCGGAGCCGGGGGTCGTGGGTGGCGCACCCGCGAACATCGCCGACTACCCGTTCATCGTGGCGCTGACCGATCCCACCGGCCTCCAGTTCTGCGGTGGCACCCTGGTCGCGCCGGACAAGGTGCTGACGGCGGCGCACTGCGCACAAGGGGAAAGCCCGTCCGCCCTGCGGGTCGTGAGCGGTCGGACGCGCCTCAGTGGACGTGACGGCACGGTGTCCACTGTGTCCCGCGTCTGGGTGCACCCGAAGTTCAGGGACGCCACGAAGGGCTACGACGTGGCCATGCTGTCCTTGACACAGCCCGCGTCCGGGCAGCCGCTGCCGATGGCCACGAAGGACGATCCCGGCTACCAGGCGGGCACGGACGCGACGATCCTGGGGTGGGGCAACACGGCGCCGATGGGCGACTCGTCGGACGTCCTGCTGAAGGCCACGGTCCCCATCACGAGCGACGATTATTGCGCGAAGGCGTACTCGCAATACGTCCCCACGGCGATGGTGTGCGCGGGGTTTCCCCAGGGTGGGGTGGACACCTGCCAGGGTGACTCCGGAGGTCCTCTGGTGGCCGGCGGACACCTCATCGGAGTCGTCTCCTGGGGTGAGGGCTGTGCCGAACCGGGGAAGCCCGGAGTCTACGCCCGCGTTGGCTCCTATCACGACGAACTGCAAGCGCAGCTGACCCCGCCGGAGGTGCTGCCTTAA
- a CDS encoding lysophospholipid acyltransferase family protein yields the protein MSHPWMPVSPCGAGCLTPGAPVVGRPRRALRFAAAITVVLLAFAALPVLFVPRSREPLARLVFRGVLRAFGVRLVVRGEPLDGSGRGALVVNNHISWLDIVAIGAVRPMRALAKREIAGWPVLGTLVARGGSIFLDRERLSTLPATVTELASALRGGSLVNVTPEGTTWCGRASGRFRPAAFQAALDAGVPVRPLALRYRLADGRETTQPAFIGPESLIGSLKRVAALRGLVLEVTVCGEIAPGRAGDRRELAALAEAAVQAALGNVTVPAQTRRLPAPRYART from the coding sequence ATGAGCCACCCCTGGATGCCGGTTTCGCCGTGCGGTGCCGGGTGCCTGACCCCGGGCGCCCCGGTGGTCGGCCGGCCGCGGCGGGCGCTGCGCTTCGCCGCCGCGATCACCGTGGTGCTGCTGGCGTTCGCGGCGCTGCCGGTGCTGTTCGTGCCGCGGTCGCGCGAACCGTTGGCGCGCCTGGTGTTCCGCGGCGTGCTGCGGGCGTTCGGCGTGCGGCTGGTCGTCCGCGGCGAGCCGCTCGACGGCAGCGGGCGCGGGGCCCTCGTGGTGAACAACCACATCTCGTGGCTGGACATCGTCGCGATCGGCGCCGTGCGGCCCATGCGCGCGCTGGCGAAGCGGGAGATCGCGGGCTGGCCGGTGCTCGGCACACTCGTCGCCCGCGGCGGCAGCATCTTCCTGGACCGGGAACGGCTGTCCACGTTGCCGGCGACCGTCACCGAGCTGGCGTCGGCGTTGCGCGGCGGCTCGCTGGTGAACGTCACACCGGAAGGCACCACCTGGTGCGGCCGGGCGTCCGGCCGGTTCCGCCCGGCGGCCTTCCAGGCCGCACTCGACGCCGGTGTCCCGGTGCGCCCGCTCGCGCTGCGCTACCGCCTCGCCGACGGCCGCGAGACGACGCAGCCGGCGTTCATCGGGCCGGAGTCGCTGATCGGCTCGCTGAAGCGGGTCGCCGCGCTGCGCGGGCTGGTGCTGGAGGTGACCGTGTGCGGGGAGATCGCGCCCGGGCGGGCGGGCGACCGGCGGGAACTGGCCGCGCTGGCGGAGGCGGCCGTGCAGGCGGCGCTGGGCAACGTCACCGTCCCGGCCCAGACACGGCGGCTGCCCGCACCGCGCTACGCGCGCACCTGA
- a CDS encoding DegV family protein, which translates to MSHVAIVTDSTASIPEQLRRQWDITVIQLQLQVGDHADAENRFDRGALAAALRAGRRISTNPPDPGAFFWAYQEAASAGASAVVSLHISQRMSGTLQAAQEAARQAQIPVHAVDSGTTGMSLGFAVLSAARAAAAGGRVERVLEAAHRRFSTSSELVYVDTLEYLRRGGRIGSAAALLGSALSIKPLLTVRGGEVAPLTRAAGSRRALAKLVDLAAERAGNRPADLAISCFRPSDRELTLVQRLRERIPNLKELSIVEASTVIGAHVGPGALSITVSAG; encoded by the coding sequence GTGTCCCACGTCGCCATCGTCACCGACTCGACCGCATCCATCCCGGAGCAGCTCCGCAGGCAGTGGGACATCACCGTGATCCAGCTCCAGCTGCAGGTCGGGGACCACGCCGACGCGGAGAACCGCTTCGACCGCGGCGCTCTCGCGGCGGCCCTGCGGGCCGGTCGGCGGATCAGCACCAATCCCCCGGACCCCGGGGCGTTCTTCTGGGCCTACCAGGAGGCCGCGAGCGCCGGGGCGAGCGCCGTGGTCAGCCTGCACATCTCGCAGCGCATGTCCGGCACCCTGCAGGCCGCGCAGGAGGCGGCCCGGCAGGCGCAGATCCCGGTCCACGCGGTGGACAGCGGCACGACCGGGATGAGCCTGGGGTTCGCGGTGCTGTCCGCGGCCAGGGCCGCCGCCGCGGGCGGGCGGGTCGAGCGCGTGCTCGAGGCGGCGCACCGCCGGTTTTCCACCAGCAGCGAGCTGGTCTACGTCGACACGCTGGAGTACCTGCGCCGCGGCGGCCGCATCGGCAGCGCGGCGGCACTGCTGGGCAGCGCGCTGTCGATCAAGCCGCTGCTCACCGTGCGCGGCGGTGAGGTGGCCCCGCTGACCCGGGCGGCCGGCAGCAGGCGGGCACTCGCGAAGCTGGTCGACCTGGCCGCCGAGCGGGCCGGGAACCGTCCCGCCGACCTGGCCATCTCGTGCTTCCGCCCCAGTGATCGCGAGCTGACGCTGGTGCAGCGGCTGCGGGAACGGATCCCCAATCTCAAGGAGCTGAGCATCGTCGAGGCCAGCACCGTGATCGGTGCGCACGTCGGCCCGGGTGCGCTGAGCATCACGGTCTCCGCGGGGTAG
- a CDS encoding electron transfer flavoprotein subunit alpha/FixB family protein produces the protein MAEVLVLVDHLNGELKKTTLEALTAARELGEPSAVVVGAPGTAGKFKEQLGAYGAQKVYVAESEDAANYLVTPKVDALAKLVEQTSPAAVLVTASAEGKEVAGRLAIRVGGGLVYDAVGVNSDGTVEQSIFGGAYSVKSKAQGLPIISVRPGAVEAAQAEGAAAEEAVELPAVDAAKSAKITGVEPVVGGDRPELTEATIVVSGGRGVGSAEKFEVVEKLADSLGAAVGASRAAVDSGYYPAQFQVGQTGKTVSPQLYVALGISGAIQHRAGMQTSKTIVAVNKDPEAPIFEIADFGVVGDLFNVAPQLTEEVTKRKS, from the coding sequence ATGGCTGAAGTTCTGGTTCTCGTCGACCACCTGAACGGCGAGCTGAAGAAGACCACGCTGGAAGCGCTCACCGCCGCCCGCGAGCTGGGCGAGCCGTCGGCCGTCGTCGTCGGTGCCCCGGGCACCGCCGGCAAGTTCAAGGAGCAGCTGGGCGCCTACGGCGCGCAGAAGGTGTACGTGGCCGAGTCCGAGGACGCGGCGAACTACCTGGTAACGCCGAAGGTCGACGCGCTGGCCAAGCTGGTCGAGCAGACCTCCCCGGCGGCGGTGCTCGTCACCGCGTCCGCCGAGGGCAAGGAGGTCGCCGGGCGGCTGGCGATCCGCGTCGGCGGTGGCCTGGTCTACGACGCGGTCGGCGTGAACTCCGACGGCACCGTGGAGCAGTCCATCTTCGGTGGCGCGTACTCGGTGAAGTCCAAGGCCCAGGGGCTGCCGATCATCTCGGTGCGGCCCGGTGCGGTCGAGGCCGCGCAGGCCGAGGGCGCGGCGGCGGAGGAGGCCGTCGAGCTGCCCGCGGTGGACGCCGCCAAGTCCGCGAAGATCACCGGCGTCGAGCCGGTCGTGGGCGGTGACCGGCCCGAGCTGACCGAGGCGACCATCGTGGTGTCCGGTGGCCGCGGTGTCGGTTCGGCCGAGAAGTTCGAGGTCGTGGAGAAGCTGGCCGACTCGCTCGGCGCCGCGGTCGGTGCCTCGCGCGCCGCGGTCGACTCCGGCTACTACCCGGCGCAGTTCCAGGTCGGCCAGACCGGCAAGACGGTCTCGCCGCAGCTGTACGTCGCGCTGGGCATCTCCGGTGCGATCCAGCACCGGGCCGGCATGCAGACGTCGAAGACGATCGTCGCGGTCAACAAGGACCCGGAGGCGCCGATCTTCGAGATCGCCGACTTCGGTGTCGTGGGCGACCTGTTCAACGTCGCGCCGCAGCTGACCGAAGAGGTCACCAAGCGCAAGAGCTGA
- a CDS encoding nuclear transport factor 2 family protein, with protein MSDRPPFPPFDEDTAAQKVQAAEDAWNTRDPEKVALAYTVDSVWRNRDQHVVGRDAIVEFLRGKWERELDYALRKELWGFRGNRIAVRFQYECHDAAGQWWRSYGNELWEFTDNGLMRRREASINDVPIAESERRIFGPRPDSERGRSLPVF; from the coding sequence ATGTCCGACCGCCCGCCGTTCCCGCCGTTCGACGAGGACACCGCCGCCCAGAAGGTCCAAGCCGCCGAGGACGCGTGGAACACGAGGGACCCGGAAAAGGTCGCGCTCGCCTACACGGTCGATTCGGTCTGGCGCAACCGTGATCAGCACGTCGTCGGCCGCGACGCCATCGTCGAGTTCCTGCGCGGCAAGTGGGAACGCGAGCTCGACTACGCGCTGCGCAAGGAGCTCTGGGGCTTCCGCGGCAACCGCATCGCCGTCCGCTTCCAGTACGAATGCCACGACGCCGCCGGCCAGTGGTGGCGGAGTTACGGCAACGAACTCTGGGAGTTCACCGACAACGGCCTGATGCGCCGCCGCGAGGCCAGCATCAACGACGTGCCCATCGCCGAGTCCGAGCGCCGCATCTTCGGTCCCCGCCCGGATTCCGAACGGGGCCGTTCGCTGCCGGTGTTCTGA
- a CDS encoding electron transfer flavoprotein subunit beta/FixA family protein — translation MTNIVVLVKQVPDTYSERKLSDGDHTLDRESADAVLDEINEKAVEEALKIKEAGEGEVTVISVGPDRATDAIRKALSMGADKAIHVSDEALHGSDAVATAKVLAAAVGKVEGFDLVIAGNEASDGRAGAVPAMLAELLGLPQLTQVRSLTVEGGTVKADRETDDGLTHLEASLPAVVSVTEKINEPRYPSFKGIMAAKKKPVETLTIADLGVDAGAVGLGSALSTVVEAAPKPPRTAGERVEDEGDGGVKIAEYLVGQKII, via the coding sequence ATGACGAACATCGTTGTCCTGGTCAAGCAGGTACCGGACACCTATTCGGAACGCAAGCTCTCCGACGGTGACCACACGCTTGACCGCGAATCCGCGGACGCCGTGCTCGACGAGATCAACGAGAAGGCCGTCGAGGAGGCGCTGAAGATCAAAGAAGCCGGCGAGGGCGAGGTCACCGTGATCTCGGTCGGCCCGGACCGTGCCACCGACGCCATCCGCAAGGCCCTGTCCATGGGCGCGGACAAGGCCATCCACGTCTCCGACGAGGCACTGCACGGCTCCGACGCCGTGGCCACCGCCAAGGTGCTCGCCGCCGCCGTCGGCAAGGTCGAGGGCTTCGACCTGGTCATCGCCGGCAACGAGGCCTCCGACGGCCGCGCCGGTGCGGTCCCCGCGATGCTGGCCGAGCTGCTCGGCCTGCCGCAGCTGACCCAGGTGCGGTCGCTGACGGTCGAGGGCGGCACCGTCAAGGCGGACCGGGAGACCGACGACGGCCTGACCCACCTCGAGGCGAGCCTGCCCGCGGTGGTCAGCGTCACCGAGAAGATCAACGAGCCGCGGTACCCGTCCTTCAAGGGCATCATGGCCGCGAAGAAGAAGCCGGTCGAGACCCTGACGATCGCCGATCTCGGTGTGGACGCGGGCGCGGTCGGCCTGGGCAGCGCGCTGTCCACTGTGGTCGAAGCGGCGCCGAAGCCCCCGCGCACCGCGGGTGAGCGCGTCGAGGACGAGGGCGACGGCGGCGTCAAGATCGCCGAGTACCTGGTCGGCCAGAAGATCATCTGA
- a CDS encoding GNAT family N-acetyltransferase: protein MTRSQLLVSTDSQDGQSPEGAARYSLLVAYDNDEVVAAQRLRYRVFAEEMGARLHSAPGLDADEFDEFCDHLVVRDDNTGDIVGTYRMLPPDRARQAGRLYAETEFDLSGLAGIRGSLVETGRSCVHPDHRTGAVVSLVWAGIGRYMLLSGHRYLGGCASVPLTDGGSYAAGVWDVLRAKHYAPGSQRVTPLNPWRDADIPRPSRSVLPPLIKGYTRLGAKVCGPAAHDPDFGVADFFTLLDLQQLDERYLKFFLGNQA from the coding sequence ATGACGCGGTCCCAGTTGCTCGTCAGCACCGACAGCCAGGACGGCCAGTCGCCCGAGGGCGCTGCCCGCTACTCCCTCCTCGTCGCCTACGACAATGACGAGGTCGTCGCCGCCCAGCGGCTCCGCTACCGGGTCTTCGCCGAGGAGATGGGGGCCCGGCTGCATTCCGCGCCGGGCCTGGACGCCGACGAGTTCGACGAGTTCTGCGACCACCTGGTGGTCCGCGACGACAACACCGGCGACATCGTGGGCACCTACCGGATGCTCCCGCCGGACCGCGCGCGGCAGGCCGGGCGCCTCTACGCCGAGACCGAGTTCGACCTGTCCGGCCTCGCCGGCATCCGCGGTTCCCTGGTCGAGACCGGCCGGTCGTGCGTGCACCCCGACCACCGCACGGGCGCGGTGGTGAGCCTGGTGTGGGCCGGGATCGGGCGCTACATGCTGTTGTCCGGGCACCGCTACCTCGGCGGCTGCGCGTCGGTGCCGCTCACCGACGGTGGTTCCTACGCCGCCGGGGTGTGGGATGTCCTGCGCGCCAAGCACTACGCACCCGGCTCGCAGCGCGTGACGCCGCTGAACCCGTGGCGGGACGCGGACATCCCGCGGCCGTCCCGGTCGGTGCTGCCGCCGCTGATCAAGGGCTACACCCGCCTCGGCGCGAAGGTGTGCGGGCCGGCCGCCCACGACCCGGACTTCGGCGTGGCCGACTTCTTCACGCTGCTCGACCTGCAGCAGCTCGACGAGCGCTACCTCAAGTTCTTCCTCGGGAACCAGGCATGA
- a CDS encoding mechanosensitive ion channel family protein, whose translation MSGDWLRSVVALGVAAVVFGLFLAVEYVLRRVLRRLGRRAVVLGELAVHIHRPLRWFGAMVVLRITVLVALPTGSWRDVTSHVLTLAVIGTGAWLLAGVLTAIEQTMLNRWRVDVADNRHARRMQTQIRLVRRVIVAAIAVLALGAMLMTFPGLRTAGTSLLASAGVIGAIAALAAQSLLGNVFAGLQIAFSDAIQLDDVVIVEKEWGRVEDITLTYLVVHLWDDRRLVIPTAQFMSQPFENWTRRDAALLGTVELDVDWTMPVDQMREELRRIVELTDLWDGRVSVLQVTDATHTLVRVRALVSAVDAPTLWDLRCLVRERLVHWVRGKHPYAVPRLRAEQVPATPAHRVEEQPSGHDARVFGDSVDGVVREHAFNGPGKA comes from the coding sequence ATGTCCGGCGACTGGTTGCGGAGCGTGGTGGCGCTCGGAGTGGCGGCGGTGGTGTTCGGCCTGTTCCTGGCCGTCGAGTACGTGCTGCGGCGGGTCCTGCGCCGGCTCGGTCGGCGCGCGGTCGTGCTCGGCGAGCTCGCCGTGCACATCCACCGGCCGCTGCGCTGGTTCGGCGCGATGGTCGTCCTGCGCATCACCGTGCTCGTCGCCCTGCCCACCGGCTCGTGGCGCGACGTCACCTCGCACGTGCTGACGCTGGCCGTGATCGGGACCGGGGCATGGCTGCTCGCCGGGGTGCTGACCGCGATCGAGCAGACGATGCTCAACCGCTGGCGCGTCGACGTCGCCGACAACCGGCACGCGCGCCGCATGCAGACGCAGATCCGGCTGGTGCGGCGCGTGATCGTGGCCGCGATCGCGGTGCTCGCGCTGGGCGCGATGCTGATGACCTTCCCCGGGCTGCGCACGGCGGGCACCAGCCTGCTCGCCTCCGCCGGGGTCATCGGCGCGATCGCGGCGCTGGCCGCGCAATCCTTGCTGGGCAACGTGTTCGCCGGGCTGCAGATCGCGTTCAGCGACGCGATCCAGCTGGACGACGTGGTGATCGTGGAGAAGGAGTGGGGCCGCGTCGAGGACATCACGCTGACCTACCTGGTGGTGCACCTGTGGGACGACCGGCGCCTGGTGATCCCGACCGCCCAGTTCATGTCGCAGCCGTTCGAGAACTGGACCCGGCGCGACGCCGCCCTGCTCGGCACGGTGGAGCTGGACGTGGACTGGACCATGCCGGTCGACCAGATGCGTGAGGAGCTGCGGCGGATCGTGGAGTTGACCGACCTGTGGGACGGCCGGGTGAGCGTGTTGCAGGTGACGGACGCGACGCACACGCTGGTGCGGGTGCGCGCGCTGGTGAGCGCGGTGGACGCGCCGACCCTGTGGGACCTGCGATGCCTGGTGCGGGAACGGCTGGTGCACTGGGTCCGCGGCAAGCACCCCTACGCGGTGCCGCGGCTGCGGGCCGAGCAGGTGCCGGCCACTCCGGCCCACCGGGTCGAGGAGCAGCCCTCCGGCCACGACGCCCGGGTGTTCGGCGACAGCGTCGACGGCGTGGTGCGCGAGCACGCGTTCAACGGGCCGGGGAAAGCCTGA